The Plutella xylostella chromosome 12, ilPluXylo3.1, whole genome shotgun sequence genome includes a window with the following:
- the LOC119694028 gene encoding retinol dehydrogenase 12: MCSDFLAVVTGANAGLGYETALAMARRGARVVLACRDEERARAARDRIVAATGNPDVLVRRLDLASLASVRQFAAELAAAEPRLHVLVNNAGVYARGNTLTADGLVLEMQVNHFAPFLLTLLLLPRLRAARGRVVTVSSVLHWLGTADTARMNTPGAYGDLRTYCNSKLCGVALSAELARREAGRVAAVSLHPGIVRTGVAEGALFAAWCWLCARTAAEGAQSALHAAGSAQCAAGAPGSGQYLQECRPRRWSRRPRAHDPALARKLWEYSERLVHYRYEDVPTDDKL, translated from the exons atgtgcagtgatttt CTGGCGGTGGTGACGGGCGCCAACGCCGGGCTCGGCTACGAGACGGCGCTGGCGatggcgcggcgcggcgcgcgcgtggTGCTGGCGTGCCGCGACGAGgagcgcgcgcgcgccgcccgcgacCGCATCGTGGCCGCCACCGGCAACCCGGACGTGCTGGTGCGGCGCCTGGACCTGGCCTCGCTGGCCTCCGTGCGTCAGTTCGCGGCGGAGCTGGCGGCCGCGGAGCCGCGCCTGCACGTGCTCGTCAACAACGCCGGCGTGTACGCGCGCGGCAACACGCTCACCGCCGACGGGCTCGTGCTGGAGATGCAGGTCAACCACTTCGCGCCCTTCCTGCTGACGCTGCTGCTGCTACCGCGgctgcgggcggcgcgcggccgcGTGGTCACCGTCAGCTCCGTGCTGCACTGGCTTGGCACGGCCGACACGGCGCGCATGAACACGCCGGGCGCGTACGGGGACCTGCGCACGTACTGCAACAGCAAGCTGTGCGGCGTGGCGCTGTCGGCGGAGCTGGCGCGGCGCGAGGCGGGGCGCGTGGCGGCCGTGAGCCTGCACCCGGGCATCGTGCGCACGGGCGTGGCGGAGGGCGCGCTGTTCGCGGCGTGGTGCTGGCTGTGCGCGCGCACGGCGGCGGAGGGCGCGCAGTCGGCGCTGCACGCGGCGGGCAGCGCGCAGTGCGCAGCGGGCGCGCCGGGCTCGGGCCAGTACCTGCAGGAGTGCCGGCCGCGCCGCTGgtcgcgccgcccgcgcgcccACGACCCCGCGCTGGCCCGCAAGCTCTGGGAGTACTCGGAGCGCCTCGTGCACTACAGGTACGAGGACGTGCCGACAGATGACAAACTGTGA